In Streptomyces canus, one DNA window encodes the following:
- a CDS encoding GNAT family N-acetyltransferase yields the protein MTFTFRALDPVKDAELLHGWVTHPKAAFWMMRDAKLEDVERAYMDIAADEHHHALLGLREDGEPAFLMEKYDPAHRELVGLYEPRPGDVGMHFLTPATSAPVHGFTRSVITAVMAHLFEDPAVERVVVEPDVANKAVHALNEAVGFVPEREIQKPEKMALLSFCTRERFFKIQHSVAATGVTA from the coding sequence ATGACCTTCACCTTCCGCGCCCTCGACCCCGTGAAGGACGCCGAGCTCCTGCACGGCTGGGTCACCCACCCCAAGGCAGCGTTCTGGATGATGCGGGACGCGAAGCTCGAGGACGTCGAGCGCGCGTACATGGACATCGCGGCCGACGAGCACCACCACGCACTGCTGGGGCTCCGCGAGGACGGCGAACCCGCCTTCCTGATGGAGAAGTACGACCCCGCCCACCGCGAGCTCGTCGGGCTGTACGAGCCCCGGCCCGGCGACGTCGGCATGCACTTCCTGACCCCGGCGACCAGCGCGCCCGTCCACGGGTTCACCCGGTCCGTCATCACCGCCGTGATGGCCCATCTCTTCGAGGACCCGGCCGTCGAGCGGGTCGTCGTGGAGCCGGACGTCGCCAACAAGGCGGTCCACGCCCTGAACGAGGCCGTCGGGTTCGTGCCCGAGCGAGAGATACAGAAGCCGGAGAAAATGGCCCTGTTGAGCTTCTGCACACGGGAACGCTTCTTCAAAATTCAACACAGCGTGGCCGCCACGGGGGTGACCGCATGA
- a CDS encoding lysine N(6)-hydroxylase/L-ornithine N(5)-oxygenase family protein has product MTARPENPPATYDFVGIGLGPFNLGLACLTEPIDELDGIFLDSKPDFEWHAGMFLDGAHLQTPFMSDLVTLADPTSPYSFLNYLKEKGRLYSFYIRENFYPLRVEYDDYCRWAANKLSNVRFGTTVTEVTYEDDLYVVKTAAGEEFRARHLVLGTGTPPYIPEACQGLDGDFIHNSRYVQHRSELVKKESITVVGSGQSAAEIYHDLLGEIDVHGYRLNWVTRSPRFFPLEYTKLTLEMTSPEYIDYYRELPEATRYRLTAEQKGLFKGIDGDLINEIFDLLYQKNLGGPVPTRLLTNSSLNSARHENGTYTLAFRQEEQEKDFEIESQGLVLATGYKYAEPEFLAPVKDRLVYDSQGNFDVSRNYAIDVTGRGVFLQNAGVHTHSITSPDLGMGAYRNSYIVRELLGTEYYPVEKTIAFQEFAV; this is encoded by the coding sequence TTGACCGCGCGTCCTGAAAACCCGCCCGCGACCTATGACTTCGTGGGTATCGGGCTGGGCCCCTTCAACCTCGGCCTGGCCTGCCTCACCGAGCCCATCGACGAACTCGACGGGATCTTCCTGGACTCGAAGCCCGACTTCGAGTGGCACGCCGGCATGTTCCTGGACGGCGCCCACCTCCAGACCCCGTTCATGTCGGACCTGGTCACCCTCGCGGATCCGACCTCGCCGTACTCCTTCCTCAACTACCTGAAGGAGAAGGGCCGGCTGTACTCGTTCTACATCCGCGAGAACTTCTATCCCCTGCGGGTGGAGTACGACGACTACTGCCGCTGGGCCGCGAACAAACTGAGCAACGTCCGCTTCGGCACGACGGTCACCGAGGTGACGTACGAGGACGACCTCTACGTCGTGAAGACCGCGGCCGGTGAAGAGTTCCGCGCCCGCCACCTGGTCCTCGGCACCGGCACCCCGCCGTACATCCCGGAGGCCTGCCAGGGACTCGACGGCGACTTCATCCACAACTCCCGCTATGTGCAGCACCGTTCGGAGCTGGTGAAGAAGGAGTCGATCACCGTCGTCGGCTCGGGTCAGTCCGCCGCGGAGATCTACCACGACCTCCTCGGCGAGATCGACGTCCACGGCTACCGGCTGAACTGGGTCACCCGCTCCCCCCGCTTCTTCCCCCTCGAATACACCAAGCTCACCCTGGAGATGACCTCCCCGGAGTACATCGACTACTACCGCGAGCTCCCCGAGGCCACCCGCTACCGGCTCACCGCCGAGCAGAAGGGCCTGTTCAAGGGCATCGACGGCGACCTGATCAACGAGATCTTCGACCTGCTCTACCAGAAGAACCTCGGCGGCCCGGTCCCCACCCGCCTGCTCACCAACTCCTCGCTGAACAGCGCGCGCCACGAGAACGGCACGTACACGCTCGCCTTCCGCCAGGAGGAGCAGGAGAAGGACTTCGAGATCGAGTCGCAGGGTCTGGTCCTCGCGACCGGCTACAAGTACGCCGAGCCGGAGTTCCTGGCGCCGGTCAAGGACCGCCTGGTGTACGACTCCCAGGGCAACTTCGACGTCTCCCGCAACTACGCGATCGACGTGACGGGCAGAGGCGTCTTCCTCCAGAACGCCGGCGTCCACACCCACAGCATCACCAGCCCCGACCTGGGCATGGGTGCCTACCGCAACAGCTACATCGTCCGAGAGCTGCTCGGCACCGAGTACTACCCGGTCGAGAAGACGATCGCGTTCCAGGAGTTCGCCGTATGA
- the desA gene encoding lysine decarboxylase DesA — protein sequence MRSHLLNDTTAESYRRSVTEGIERVAAKLATTTRPFTGVTVDALTPRIDAIDLDKPLLDTAAVLDELEEVYLRDAVYFHHPRYLAHLNCPVVIPAVLGEAILSAVNSSLDTWDQSAGGTLIERKLIDWTTARIGLGDNADGVFTSGGTQSNLQALLLAREEAKANTTATLRVFASEVSHFSVKKSAKLLGLGQDSVVSVPVDHDKRMQTVALAHELERCRRDGLVPMAVVATAGTTDFGSIDPLPEIAELCEQYGAWMHVDAAYGCGLLASVKYRDRIDGIERADSVTVDYHKSFFQPVSSSAVLVRDSSTLRHATYHAEYLNPRRMVQERIPNQVDKSLQTTRRFDALKLWMTLRVMGADGIGQLFDEVCDLAVEGWKLLAADPRFDVVVEPSLSTLVFRCIPASVTDPAEIDRANLYARKALFASGDAVVAGTKVSGRHYLKFTLLNPETTVEDMSVVLDLIAGHAEQYLGESLDRAS from the coding sequence ATGCGCTCGCACCTGCTCAATGACACGACCGCGGAGAGCTACCGCCGCTCCGTGACCGAAGGAATCGAGCGGGTGGCGGCCAAACTCGCCACCACCACAAGGCCGTTCACCGGAGTCACCGTCGACGCCCTCACTCCCCGCATCGACGCGATCGACCTCGACAAGCCCCTGCTGGACACGGCAGCGGTGCTCGACGAGCTGGAGGAGGTATATCTCCGGGACGCGGTCTACTTTCACCATCCCCGCTACCTCGCCCACCTCAACTGCCCGGTCGTCATCCCGGCCGTCCTCGGCGAGGCCATCCTCTCGGCCGTCAACTCCTCCCTGGACACCTGGGACCAGTCGGCCGGCGGCACCCTCATCGAGCGCAAGCTGATCGACTGGACGACCGCGCGCATCGGTCTCGGGGACAACGCGGACGGTGTGTTCACCTCGGGCGGGACGCAGTCCAACCTGCAGGCGCTGCTGCTCGCCCGCGAGGAGGCCAAGGCGAACACGACGGCCACACTGCGCGTCTTCGCCTCCGAGGTCAGCCACTTCAGCGTGAAGAAGTCGGCCAAGCTCCTCGGGCTCGGCCAGGACTCCGTGGTCTCCGTCCCCGTCGACCACGACAAGCGCATGCAGACCGTCGCCCTCGCCCATGAGCTGGAGCGCTGCCGCCGCGACGGCCTGGTCCCGATGGCCGTCGTCGCCACCGCGGGCACCACCGACTTCGGTTCCATCGACCCGCTGCCCGAGATCGCCGAGCTCTGCGAGCAGTACGGCGCCTGGATGCATGTGGACGCGGCCTACGGCTGCGGGCTGCTCGCCTCCGTCAAGTACCGGGACCGCATCGACGGCATCGAGCGCGCCGACTCGGTCACCGTGGACTACCACAAGTCCTTCTTCCAGCCGGTGAGTTCGTCCGCCGTGCTGGTACGGGACTCCTCGACCCTGCGACACGCCACCTACCACGCGGAGTACCTCAACCCGCGCCGCATGGTGCAGGAACGTATCCCTAACCAGGTGGACAAGTCCCTCCAGACCACCCGCCGCTTCGACGCGCTCAAGCTGTGGATGACCCTGCGCGTGATGGGCGCCGACGGCATCGGGCAGCTCTTCGACGAGGTCTGCGACCTGGCCGTCGAGGGCTGGAAACTGCTCGCCGCCGACCCCCGCTTCGACGTCGTGGTCGAGCCCTCGCTCTCCACGCTCGTCTTCCGCTGCATCCCGGCCTCCGTCACCGACCCGGCCGAGATCGACCGCGCCAACCTGTACGCCCGCAAGGCCCTGTTCGCCTCCGGCGACGCGGTGGTCGCGGGCACCAAGGTGAGCGGCCGCCACTACCTGAAGTTCACCCTGCTCAACCCCGAGACGACGGTCGAGGACATGTCCGTCGTCCTCGACCTGATCGCCGGCCACGCCGAGCAGTACCTGGGAGAGTCCCTTGACCGCGCGTCCTGA
- a CDS encoding siderophore-interacting protein produces the protein MTTAVAAPFRFFSLQVVRTRRLGPSLVRVSFTGEDLRYFFSDGRDQSLSLFLPAEGRTEPGVPVELGDGWWQAWRELPDDVRAVMRSYTLRSLRRDPDEIDIDFVLHEPAGPASRWAARAAAGDQVQLLGPAVADNRAIRFRPPQDTDLVLLWGDETALPAVSAILEALPAGQRARVWLEVRDAGDIQDLATEADAEITWLVTEETGAECSPMALGALRNARLQDAERPYVWIAGESGCVKELRRHFVRERGIDRRRVTFVGYWRQGMTEEQLRAAE, from the coding sequence ATGACCACGGCCGTAGCCGCCCCGTTCCGTTTCTTCTCCCTCCAGGTCGTACGGACGAGGCGGCTCGGCCCGTCCCTCGTCCGGGTCAGCTTCACCGGAGAGGACCTCCGGTACTTCTTCTCCGACGGACGCGATCAGTCGCTGTCCCTCTTCCTCCCCGCCGAAGGCCGGACCGAGCCCGGGGTGCCCGTCGAGCTCGGCGACGGATGGTGGCAGGCGTGGCGTGAACTCCCCGACGACGTACGGGCCGTGATGCGGTCGTACACGCTGCGCTCGCTCCGCCGGGACCCCGACGAGATCGACATCGACTTCGTGCTGCACGAGCCCGCCGGGCCCGCCTCCCGGTGGGCCGCACGTGCCGCCGCGGGCGACCAGGTCCAGTTGCTCGGGCCCGCCGTCGCCGACAACCGGGCGATCCGGTTCCGGCCGCCGCAGGACACCGATCTGGTGCTGCTGTGGGGCGACGAGACCGCCCTCCCCGCCGTCTCCGCGATCCTCGAAGCCCTCCCCGCCGGGCAGCGCGCCCGCGTCTGGCTGGAGGTGCGCGACGCCGGAGACATCCAGGACCTCGCGACCGAGGCGGACGCCGAGATCACCTGGCTCGTGACCGAAGAGACCGGCGCCGAGTGCTCCCCCATGGCCCTCGGCGCCCTTCGGAACGCCCGGCTGCAGGACGCCGAGCGCCCGTACGTCTGGATCGCGGGCGAGTCCGGGTGTGTGAAGGAGCTGCGGCGACACTTCGTGCGGGAGCGCGGGATCGACCGGCGCCGGGTCACCTTCGTCGGGTACTGGCGGCAGGGGATGACCGAAGAGCAGCTGCGGGCGGCCGAGTAA
- a CDS encoding ABC transporter substrate-binding protein, with translation MSHARAAHLTRRGILAAGGALGLGAVLAACGDDDSGSEGSSKETTAAKSGPWTFKDDRGTTVKLDEVPTKIVAFVGVAAALHDYGIEVKGVFGPTKTKDGKADVQAGDMDVSKLTVFGNVWDQFNVEQYAAFAPEVLITTTFDSAGTLWYVPAASASKIAKLAPSVAVSVYDRQITTPLQRVWELAESLGADMTAAKVTDAKKRFEAASERLRTAAKAHPDIKVLAGSAAQDVFYVSGTNLSIDLEYFKALGVNFVEPPASALKASGGWYESLSWENVDKYAADIIMMDDRTATIQPADITEATWKKLPAVKAGQVISRSPEPIPSYDKCVAMVENLAKAIETAKKVS, from the coding sequence ATGTCCCACGCACGAGCCGCCCATCTCACCCGCCGTGGCATCCTCGCCGCGGGCGGCGCACTCGGCCTCGGCGCCGTGCTCGCGGCCTGCGGTGACGACGACTCCGGCAGCGAGGGCTCGAGCAAGGAGACCACGGCCGCGAAGTCCGGCCCCTGGACCTTCAAGGACGACCGCGGCACGACCGTGAAGCTCGACGAGGTCCCCACGAAGATCGTCGCCTTCGTCGGTGTCGCCGCCGCGCTCCACGACTACGGCATCGAGGTCAAGGGCGTCTTCGGCCCCACCAAGACCAAGGACGGCAAGGCCGACGTCCAGGCCGGCGACATGGACGTCAGCAAGCTGACGGTCTTCGGCAACGTCTGGGACCAGTTCAACGTCGAGCAGTACGCGGCCTTCGCGCCCGAGGTCCTCATCACCACGACCTTCGACAGCGCCGGCACCCTCTGGTACGTCCCCGCGGCCTCCGCGTCCAAGATCGCCAAGCTGGCGCCGAGCGTGGCCGTCTCCGTCTACGACCGCCAGATCACCACGCCGCTCCAGCGGGTGTGGGAGCTGGCCGAGTCCCTCGGCGCCGACATGACGGCGGCGAAGGTCACCGACGCGAAGAAGCGGTTCGAGGCGGCGTCGGAGCGGCTGCGCACGGCCGCCAAGGCCCACCCCGACATCAAGGTGCTCGCCGGGTCCGCGGCGCAGGACGTCTTCTACGTGTCCGGCACCAACCTGTCCATCGACCTGGAGTACTTCAAGGCGCTCGGCGTGAACTTCGTGGAGCCCCCGGCGTCCGCGCTCAAGGCCTCCGGCGGCTGGTACGAGTCGCTGAGCTGGGAGAACGTCGACAAGTATGCGGCCGACATCATCATGATGGACGACCGTACGGCCACCATCCAGCCGGCCGACATCACCGAGGCGACCTGGAAGAAGCTGCCCGCGGTGAAGGCGGGGCAGGTCATCTCGCGGTCGCCGGAGCCGATTCCGTCGTACGACAAGTGCGTGGCGATGGTGGAGAACCTCGCGAAGGCGATCGAGACCGCGAAGAAGGTCAGCTGA
- a CDS encoding acyl-CoA dehydrogenase family protein has product MDHRLSPELEELRRTVEEFAHDVVAPKIGEFYEHHEFPYEIVREMGRMGLFGLPFPEEYGGMGGDYLALGLVLEELARVDSSVAITLEAGVSLGAMPLHLFGTEEQKRAWLPRLCSGEILGAFGLTEPDGGSDAGATRTTARLDPDTDEWVINGTKCFITNSGTDITGLVTVTAVTGRKPDGKPLISSIIVPSGTPGFTVAAPYSKVGWNASDTRELSFSDVRVPAANLLGEQGRGYAQFLRILDEGRIAIAALATGLAQGCVDESVKYAKEREAFGRPIGANQAIQFKIADMEMKAHTARLAWRDAASRLVSGEPFKKEAALAKLYSSTIAVDNARDATQIHGGYGFMNEYPVARMWRDSKILEIGEGTSEVQRMLIARELGLPA; this is encoded by the coding sequence ATGGACCACCGCCTCTCCCCCGAGCTGGAAGAACTCCGCCGCACGGTCGAGGAGTTCGCCCATGACGTCGTAGCGCCGAAGATCGGCGAGTTCTACGAGCACCACGAGTTCCCGTACGAGATCGTCCGTGAGATGGGCCGCATGGGCCTGTTCGGGCTGCCGTTCCCCGAGGAGTACGGCGGCATGGGCGGCGACTACCTGGCGCTGGGCCTCGTGCTGGAGGAACTCGCGCGCGTGGACTCGTCGGTGGCGATCACGCTGGAGGCCGGCGTCTCCCTCGGCGCCATGCCGCTGCACCTGTTCGGCACGGAGGAGCAGAAGCGCGCGTGGCTGCCCCGGCTGTGCTCGGGCGAGATCCTGGGCGCGTTCGGCCTCACGGAACCGGACGGCGGCAGTGACGCCGGGGCGACCCGGACGACGGCCCGCCTCGACCCGGACACCGACGAATGGGTCATCAACGGCACCAAGTGCTTCATCACCAACTCCGGCACCGACATCACGGGCCTGGTCACCGTCACCGCGGTCACCGGGCGCAAGCCGGACGGCAAGCCGCTGATCTCCTCGATCATCGTCCCCTCGGGCACCCCGGGCTTCACGGTCGCGGCGCCGTACTCGAAGGTCGGCTGGAACGCCTCGGACACCCGTGAGCTGTCCTTCTCCGACGTCCGGGTCCCGGCGGCGAACCTGCTGGGCGAACAGGGCCGCGGCTACGCCCAGTTCCTGCGCATCCTCGACGAGGGCAGGATCGCCATCGCGGCCCTCGCGACCGGGCTCGCGCAGGGCTGTGTGGACGAGTCGGTGAAGTACGCGAAGGAGCGGGAGGCCTTCGGGCGGCCCATCGGCGCCAACCAGGCGATCCAGTTCAAGATCGCCGACATGGAGATGAAGGCCCACACGGCCCGCCTCGCCTGGCGGGACGCGGCCTCACGCCTGGTCTCCGGCGAGCCCTTCAAGAAGGAGGCGGCCCTCGCCAAGCTGTACTCCTCCACGATCGCCGTGGACAACGCCCGCGACGCCACCCAGATCCACGGCGGCTACGGCTTCATGAACGAGTACCCGGTCGCCCGCATGTGGCGCGACTCCAAGATCCTGGAGATCGGCGAGGGCACCAGCGAGGTCCAGCGGATGCTGATCGCCCGGGAGTTGGGGCTGCCGGCTTAG
- a CDS encoding hydroxymethylglutaryl-CoA lyase, which produces MTLPMTVPEPGLPARVRIHEVGARDGLQNEKSTVPTEVKAEFVRRLAEAGLTTIEATSFVHPKWVPQLADAERLFPLLSGVPADLPVLVPNERGLDRALALGARRVAVFASATESFAKANLNRTVDESLAMFEPVVGRAKAEGVHVRGYLSMCFGDPWEGAVPIPQVTKVCRALLDMGCDELSLGDTIGVATPGHVRALLTGLDVPVDRLGVHFHDTYGQALANTYAALQHGVTTVDASAGGLGGCPYAKSATGNLATEDLVWMLQGLGIDTGVDLGRLVATSVWMAEHLGRPSPSRTVRALSHQE; this is translated from the coding sequence GTGACCCTGCCCATGACCGTTCCCGAGCCCGGCCTGCCGGCCCGCGTCCGTATCCACGAGGTCGGCGCCCGCGACGGCCTGCAGAACGAGAAGTCGACCGTGCCCACCGAGGTCAAGGCGGAGTTCGTGCGCCGCCTGGCCGAGGCGGGGCTGACGACCATCGAGGCGACGAGCTTCGTCCACCCGAAGTGGGTGCCCCAACTCGCGGACGCGGAAAGGCTGTTCCCCCTTCTGAGCGGGGTGCCCGCGGACCTCCCGGTGCTCGTCCCGAACGAACGCGGCCTGGACCGCGCGCTGGCCCTCGGGGCCCGCCGGGTCGCCGTGTTCGCGAGCGCCACCGAGTCCTTCGCCAAGGCCAACCTCAACCGCACCGTGGACGAGTCCCTGGCGATGTTCGAACCCGTCGTCGGCCGGGCGAAGGCCGAGGGCGTCCATGTCCGCGGTTATCTGTCGATGTGCTTCGGCGACCCGTGGGAGGGCGCCGTCCCGATCCCTCAGGTCACCAAGGTCTGCCGTGCCCTGCTCGACATGGGCTGCGACGAACTCAGCCTCGGCGACACGATCGGGGTGGCGACTCCGGGCCACGTACGGGCTCTGCTGACCGGACTCGACGTCCCCGTGGACAGGTTGGGCGTGCACTTCCACGACACGTACGGCCAGGCCCTCGCCAACACCTACGCCGCCCTCCAGCACGGCGTCACCACCGTGGACGCCTCCGCGGGCGGCCTCGGCGGCTGCCCGTACGCCAAGTCCGCCACCGGCAACCTCGCCACCGAAGACCTCGTGTGGATGCTGCAGGGCCTCGGCATCGACACCGGCGTCGACCTCGGCCGTCTCGTCGCCACCAGCGTGTGGATGGCCGAACACCTGGGCCGACCCAGCCCGTCCCGTACCGTCCGCGCCCTCTCCCACCAGGAGTGA
- a CDS encoding acetyl/propionyl/methylcrotonyl-CoA carboxylase subunit alpha has product MFDTVLVANRGEIAVRVIRTLRTMGVRSVAVFSDADADARHVREADTAVRLGPAPASESYLSVERLLEAAARTGAQAVHPGYGFLAENAAFARACADAGLVFIGPTADSIALMGDKIRAKETVEAAGVPVVPGGRDPDLAEAARALGAPVLLKPSAGGGGKGMRLVRDLTALEEEIAAARREARASFGDDTLLVERWVDRPRHIEIQVLADGHGNVIHLGERECSLQRRHQKIIEEAPSVLLDEGTRASMGKAAVEAARSCGYRGAGTVEFIVPGDDPSSYYFMEMNTRLQVEHPVTELITGLDLVEWQLRVAAGERLPCGQDGITLTGHAIEARICAEVPAKGFLPSGGTVLRLHEPQGDGVRTDSGLSEGTEVGSLYDPMLSKVIAYGPDRATALRKLRAALAQTVTLGVQTNAGFLRRLLAHPAVVAGELDTGLVERVVDDLVSTDVPEEVYEAAAAVRLEALRPRGDGWTDPFSVPSGWRMGGLGKPVGFPLGVTGLEPVTHHSRGTHTVTDDQVTVTLDGVRHTFHRAGDWVGRDGDAWQVRDHDPVAAALTRSGHAGADSLTAPMPGTVTVVKVAVGDEVAAGQSLLVVEAMKMEHVISAPHAGTVAELDVTAGTTVAMDQVLAVIAPHEEVAR; this is encoded by the coding sequence ATGTTTGACACAGTGCTTGTCGCCAACCGGGGCGAGATCGCGGTCCGCGTCATCCGCACCCTGCGCACCATGGGCGTGCGCTCCGTGGCCGTCTTCTCCGACGCGGACGCGGACGCGCGTCACGTCCGGGAGGCGGACACAGCGGTACGACTGGGCCCGGCGCCGGCCTCGGAGAGCTATCTGTCCGTCGAGCGGCTTCTTGAGGCGGCCGCCCGCACCGGCGCCCAGGCGGTCCACCCCGGCTACGGCTTCCTCGCGGAGAACGCGGCCTTCGCGCGCGCGTGCGCCGACGCCGGGCTGGTCTTCATCGGGCCGACGGCGGACTCCATCGCGCTGATGGGCGACAAGATCCGCGCCAAGGAGACCGTGGAGGCGGCCGGGGTGCCCGTGGTGCCCGGCGGCCGCGACCCCGATCTCGCCGAGGCCGCGCGCGCGTTGGGCGCGCCCGTGCTGCTCAAGCCCAGCGCGGGCGGCGGCGGCAAGGGCATGCGGCTGGTCCGGGACCTGACGGCCCTCGAAGAGGAGATCGCCGCCGCCCGCCGCGAGGCACGCGCCTCCTTCGGCGACGACACCCTGCTCGTGGAGCGGTGGGTCGACCGGCCCCGGCACATCGAGATCCAGGTGCTGGCGGACGGCCACGGGAACGTGATCCATCTCGGCGAGCGCGAGTGCTCCCTCCAGCGCCGGCACCAGAAGATCATCGAGGAGGCGCCCAGCGTCCTCCTGGACGAGGGCACGCGCGCGTCGATGGGCAAGGCCGCGGTCGAGGCGGCCCGCTCCTGCGGCTACCGGGGCGCGGGCACCGTGGAGTTCATCGTCCCGGGCGACGACCCGTCGTCGTACTACTTCATGGAGATGAACACCCGACTCCAGGTGGAGCACCCGGTCACCGAGCTGATCACCGGCCTGGACCTGGTGGAGTGGCAGCTGCGGGTGGCGGCGGGCGAGCGGCTTCCCTGCGGGCAGGACGGCATCACACTCACCGGGCACGCGATCGAGGCCCGGATCTGCGCCGAGGTCCCGGCGAAGGGCTTCCTCCCCTCCGGCGGCACCGTTCTCCGGCTCCACGAGCCCCAGGGCGACGGCGTCCGCACCGACTCCGGGCTCAGCGAGGGCACGGAGGTCGGCAGCCTGTACGACCCGATGCTGTCCAAGGTCATCGCGTACGGCCCGGACCGCGCGACGGCGCTCAGGAAGCTCCGGGCGGCCCTCGCACAGACGGTGACGCTGGGCGTGCAGACCAACGCGGGGTTCCTGCGGCGGCTGCTGGCCCATCCGGCGGTGGTCGCGGGCGAGTTGGACACCGGGCTCGTCGAGCGCGTGGTGGACGACCTGGTCTCCACGGACGTACCGGAGGAGGTGTACGAGGCGGCGGCGGCCGTACGGCTCGAAGCGCTGCGGCCGCGGGGCGACGGGTGGACCGATCCGTTCTCGGTGCCGAGCGGCTGGCGGATGGGGGGCCTCGGGAAGCCCGTCGGGTTCCCGCTGGGAGTGACGGGACTGGAACCGGTCACGCACCACAGCCGCGGTACCCACACCGTCACCGACGACCAGGTCACCGTCACCCTCGACGGCGTCCGCCACACCTTCCACCGCGCCGGTGACTGGGTGGGCCGTGACGGCGACGCCTGGCAGGTGCGCGACCACGACCCGGTGGCCGCGGCCCTCACCCGGAGCGGTCACGCCGGCGCCGACTCCCTCACCGCCCCCATGCCCGGCACGGTGACCGTCGTGAAGGTGGCGGTCGGGGACGAGGTGGCCGCCGGTCAGAGTCTGCTCGTGGTCGAGGCGATGAAGATGGAGCACGTCATCTCCGCCCCCCACGCCGGCACGGTCGCCGAGCTGGACGTCACGGCGGGCACGACCGTCGCCATGGACCAGGTGCTGGCCGTGATCGCACCGCACGAGGAGGTGGCGCGGTGA